The DNA sequence GCGTTCGTCGATCTGCGCTGGTGGCCGCTCGCTCTTCTGCTGGTGGTGACGGTTTTGCTGATCGCGCTCGCAGCCGTGCTCGAAGCGCGCAGGCAGTACGACGACGGCATCCTGGCCACCAGCGGGGAACGACCCGGCGCGAAGCCGATCCGCAGTGTGATCGGTCTGCATCTGGTGCTGCAACGCGGCTCGCTGATCGGCTGGACGGTGGGTTTGTTCCTGGCGGGGTTGGCGTTCGGCTCGATGACCAAGTCGCTGCGCGACGCCGCGCAGACCAACGAACTCATCGCCCGCATGCTGGCCGCGCAGGGCAACGACGGGATCTACACGACGATGTCGCAGTTCCTCGCCGCCGTCGCCGCGGCCTATGTGACCACCGCGGTGCTGCGGGTGTACTCCGACGAGCAGGCCGGGCTCGGCGAGTCGGTCCTGGCGGGCGCGGTGTCGCGGTGGTCCTGGCTGGTGGGTGCGGTCGTGACCGCCGTCCTCGGCGGGGCGGTGTTGATGTTCTTCGCGGGCCTGGGCAACGGCCTCGGTGCGGGCCTGACGATGGGCGAGCCACAGACGGTGGTGAGGCTGACGCTGGCCGGGCTGTCCTATGTCCCTGCCCTGGCGGTGATGGCCGCCGTCGCCGCGCTGGCGGTGGCATTGCGCCGGACGTGGATCGCCTGGCTGGCCGTGACTTTCGTGATCACGGCGCTCTACCTGGGTGCACTGCTGCGGCTGCCGCAGTGGCTGATCGACCTGTCCCCGGTCGGCCAGACCACGGTGCCCACCGACGTTCCCGTCGGGGCGTTGGCCGTGATGGTGGCGGTGGCGGCACTGATCACGCTGCTGGCAGGGTCGGTGTACCGGCGCCGTGATGCGGCCTGACGGCGCTGCGCGTCGCGACGTCGGCGGCGCTCGACCCGATGCTGCCGCCCGTGTCCTCGACGAGCAGCGGCCCTGACCGCCGAACTCACCGGATATCGCGAACCGGTTCGCCACCGACTCGTCCCCGGGGTGTGGTGACCCGCCGCATACTGGAGTGATGGAACTGCTGACCGGCTTCGGGCTGGCGGCCGCGGCGGGGTTGAACGCCTACATTCCGCTGCTCGCGCTCGGGCTGCTGGCCCGCTTCACCGACCTGGTGACGCTGCCGGCGTCCTGGGCCTGGCTGGAGAACGGCTGGGTCATGACGATCGTCGCCGTGCTGTTGTGCGTCGAGGTCGTCGCAGACAAGGTGCCCGCGCTGGATTCCGTCAACGACACCGTTCAGACACTGGTGCGCCCCACCGCCGGCGGCATCGTGTTCGGCTCGGGAACGGCCGCCCAGACGTCGGCGGTCGCCGATCCGGGGGCCTTCGCCCAGTCGGGGCAGTGGGTTCCGGTGGCGGTGGGCGTGGCCGTCGCGCTGATGGTGTCGCTGACGAAGTCGACGGTGCGTCCGGCGGCCAACGTGGCGACGGCGGGCACCGCGGCACCGGTACTGAGCACGCTGGAGGACGTGGCCAGCGTGGCGTTGGTGTTCCTGGCGATTCTGGTGCCGGTACTGGTCCTGGTGGCCGTCGTCGTGATGATGTGGGCGGCGGTGCGGATCATCCGCAGGCGCCGTGGCCGCTCCCGCAGTGCGTCCGCAGCCTAGGCTCCTGGCTGAGCACCGGGTATCCCGGCGTGATGCCCTGACGTGGCACACCACCGGCCGCGCGGGCGGTGCGCGCGCACGGGTTCCGGTGGGTCAGACCCAGACGCCTTTACCGACGGCCACGACGCCACCGGAGCTGACCGAGAAGCGTTCCCGGTCCTTCTCGACGTCGACACCGACCATCTCGCCGGGGCCGACCACCACGTTCTTGTCCAGGATGGCGTGGCGCACCACCGCGCCGCGCCCGATGCGGGCGCCGGGCATGACCACACTGCCCTCCACGATCGCGCCGTCCTCGACCACGACGTTGCTGGACAGTACCGAATTACGCACCGATGCAGCAGAAATGATGCTGCCCGCACCGACGACGGACTCCTGCGCGGACCCGCCGTTGACGAACTTGGCCGGCGCGAGGTTCTCCGAGCTGCCACGGATCGGCCAGCGCTTGTTGTAGAGGTTGAACACCGGGTGCACCGACACCAGGTCCATGTGGGCGTCGTAGAACGCGTCGAGCGTGCCGACGTCACGCCAGTAGGCGTGGTCGCGTTCCGTCGCCCCGGGGACCTCGTTGTCGTTGAAGTCGTAGACCGCGGCCATGCCGTCGGCGACCAGTCGCGGGATGATGTCGCCGCCCATGTCGTGGTCGGAGTCGTCGTCCTCGGCGTC is a window from the Mycolicibacterium poriferae genome containing:
- a CDS encoding ABC transporter permease, which codes for MSATATTPARARHHAAPSASRWTGTAHLVRLALRRDRVRLTVWISVLTAMMLYTPNALELAYPDEAQRRTRVQLLQTPAGIMMGGPMFGRNETDLGAMMANELMLTLIVATSILAILTVIRHTRAEEEGGTAELVLASPVGRYARTAAALLVVGAVNAVIAVTMTAAMAASGFAVADTAAMCIGVTAVATVFGAVAAVTAQLWRVARTASGAAMALLALAALIRGVGDVIDHSGSALSWFSPIAWAQQMRAFVDLRWWPLALLLVVTVLLIALAAVLEARRQYDDGILATSGERPGAKPIRSVIGLHLVLQRGSLIGWTVGLFLAGLAFGSMTKSLRDAAQTNELIARMLAAQGNDGIYTTMSQFLAAVAAAYVTTAVLRVYSDEQAGLGESVLAGAVSRWSWLVGAVVTAVLGGAVLMFFAGLGNGLGAGLTMGEPQTVVRLTLAGLSYVPALAVMAAVAALAVALRRTWIAWLAVTFVITALYLGALLRLPQWLIDLSPVGQTTVPTDVPVGALAVMVAVAALITLLAGSVYRRRDAA
- a CDS encoding DUF4126 domain-containing protein, producing the protein MELLTGFGLAAAAGLNAYIPLLALGLLARFTDLVTLPASWAWLENGWVMTIVAVLLCVEVVADKVPALDSVNDTVQTLVRPTAGGIVFGSGTAAQTSAVADPGAFAQSGQWVPVAVGVAVALMVSLTKSTVRPAANVATAGTAAPVLSTLEDVASVALVFLAILVPVLVLVAVVVMMWAAVRIIRRRRGRSRSASAA